Part of the Spinacia oleracea cultivar Varoflay chromosome 5, BTI_SOV_V1, whole genome shotgun sequence genome, ATGGCATTCATCAAGCCAAGAGAGCTTGGTGGGAAGATCTTGAGGAAGAAGGAATGTGTACCATCACCCCCAAGCTATGTAAAATTATCCAGCAACAACGGGAATGATGATGACGATGAAGAAGGAACCCCGAAAGGGCATGTTCCAGTTATGGTGGGCAACATCGATGAGGGTGAATTAAAGA contains:
- the LOC110775261 gene encoding auxin-responsive protein SAUR71-like, producing MAFIKPRELGGKILRKKECVPSPPSYVKLSSNNGNDDDDEEGTPKGHVPVMVGNIDEGELKRFVVPTGFMKDPSIVTLLKLSAAEFGYNQEGVLQIPCHPECFQKIIGKLYKKRSYFII